A stretch of the Clostridium fungisolvens genome encodes the following:
- a CDS encoding EFR1 family ferrodoxin (N-terminal region resembles flavodoxins. C-terminal ferrodoxin region binds two 4Fe-4S clusters.) yields the protein MGKINTVSSDFNVNDNCISCGICQKVCPAKNITLENKTPVFHNQCESCLACIQHCPRQAINYKDKTQNRRRYTHPEVGAKKLMEYYK from the coding sequence ATGGGTAAAATCAACACAGTAAGTAGTGATTTTAACGTTAATGATAACTGTATTTCCTGTGGAATATGCCAGAAGGTTTGTCCTGCTAAGAATATAACCTTGGAGAATAAAACACCAGTGTTTCATAATCAATGTGAAAGCTGCCTTGCATGCATTCAGCATTGCCCAAGACAAGCTATCAATTACAAAGATAAGACACAAAACAGAAGACGTTATACTCATCCTGAAGTAGGGGCTAAAAAGCTTATGGAGTATTATAAATAA